In Calorimonas adulescens, one DNA window encodes the following:
- a CDS encoding endonuclease/exonuclease/phosphatase family protein: protein MSYNIHHGATKEGRDSLDQIALLIKELNADIIGLQEVDRFAARSNFKDQIKVLAEKTGMEYVFGKTVNVPTGITGNAILSKYPIVTEDNFLLPSLLEQRAFVVGRIDINGTEIGVGVLHLGLNKYERIKQSETIKSIVNSLNKEYILIGDMNSNDSSREVRILSNKARDTAEASSGNINTFAYGSAEPNVRIDYIFTSNGFDVLSHKVVNVDYSDHIPVVADVILKNQGE from the coding sequence TTGAGCTATAATATTCATCATGGCGCAACAAAAGAAGGAAGAGACAGCTTAGATCAAATAGCACTGCTTATTAAAGAACTTAATGCTGATATAATAGGGTTGCAAGAGGTAGATAGGTTTGCTGCACGTAGCAATTTCAAAGATCAAATAAAGGTATTGGCGGAAAAGACAGGTATGGAATATGTGTTTGGCAAGACTGTAAATGTGCCAACCGGAATTACCGGCAATGCCATACTGAGTAAATACCCGATTGTAACTGAAGATAACTTTCTTCTACCAAGTTTGTTAGAACAACGAGCTTTCGTAGTTGGCAGGATAGATATAAACGGAACGGAAATAGGTGTTGGCGTATTACATCTTGGATTAAATAAATATGAAAGGATAAAACAGTCAGAAACCATAAAGTCTATTGTAAATTCATTAAATAAAGAGTATATTTTAATAGGAGATATGAATTCCAACGATTCATCACGAGAGGTAAGAATACTTTCGAATAAAGCCAGGGATACTGCAGAAGCATCCAGTGGTAATATAAATACTTTTGCCTATGGTTCAGCAGAGCCAAATGTAAGGATAGACTACATCTTTACTTCTAATGGGTTTGACGTTCTCTCTCATAAGGTAGTTAATGTGGACTACTCGGACCATATTCCTGTGGTTGCTGATGTTATTTTAAAAAATCAAGGAGAATGA
- a CDS encoding NfeD family protein, with translation MKKIFLLLLILLISISFTGMAETKPPVYVVPIKSEVNPALATLVTSSLEKAEKNGASMVIFDIDTFGGRIDSALKISDAITGTSLPTLSYIDNRAISAGVAIAISADKIVVNSRATIGAAETVPYSEKNVSFWSGELKDIAQNKGRDPEIIAAMADKDIEIPGIIEKGKLLTLTSDGALKYGVADYMANSLKEILGKEGLAGTPLIEVKPNLQIRIAQFASSVTWGPIILSLAMIFMLIELLTPSFGLFGTLSIGLFALYFGGNILAGYSGYEVLVMFAAGLLLLLVEAFIPGFGVAGAGGIILILLSVIISAENFTQAITAIVVAFVVSIIALALIIKYAPKSKFYDRIILKTSLSKEAGFAATEDYSEYIGKEGVAITPLRPAGIVEVNGKRLDVVAEGTFVKSGSKVVIIGVEGRRIIIKEKEAE, from the coding sequence ATGAAAAAAATTTTCCTTTTGCTCCTTATTTTATTAATATCTATTTCATTTACTGGTATGGCAGAGACAAAACCTCCTGTCTATGTAGTTCCAATAAAAAGTGAAGTAAACCCTGCGCTGGCAACACTTGTTACCAGTAGTTTGGAAAAAGCTGAGAAAAATGGAGCTTCTATGGTTATATTTGATATTGATACCTTTGGGGGAAGGATCGACTCAGCATTAAAGATAAGCGATGCCATCACAGGCACCAGCTTGCCCACGCTTTCGTATATAGATAACAGGGCAATATCTGCCGGTGTGGCCATTGCCATTTCTGCTGATAAGATTGTAGTAAACTCAAGGGCTACTATAGGTGCTGCTGAGACCGTACCATATTCAGAAAAGAATGTATCATTTTGGTCGGGAGAATTGAAAGATATTGCTCAAAATAAAGGAAGAGATCCAGAAATTATAGCCGCAATGGCAGATAAGGACATTGAAATACCAGGTATAATTGAGAAGGGTAAGCTACTTACTTTAACCAGTGATGGAGCTTTAAAGTATGGAGTTGCGGATTATATGGCCAATAGTTTAAAAGAAATACTGGGGAAAGAGGGGCTCGCTGGAACACCTTTAATAGAGGTTAAACCAAATCTCCAGATAAGAATTGCGCAGTTTGCCTCATCAGTTACTTGGGGTCCTATTATTTTAAGCCTTGCAATGATATTTATGCTCATAGAGCTTCTTACACCAAGTTTTGGCCTGTTTGGCACCTTATCGATAGGCTTATTTGCCCTGTATTTTGGGGGTAATATACTTGCGGGTTATTCAGGATATGAGGTATTGGTTATGTTTGCTGCTGGGCTGTTGCTGCTCTTGGTTGAGGCATTTATACCGGGTTTTGGTGTTGCAGGTGCTGGAGGAATTATATTGATACTTTTAAGTGTTATAATATCTGCAGAGAACTTTACCCAGGCAATAACAGCTATCGTTGTTGCTTTTGTGGTATCAATTATTGCCTTGGCTCTGATCATAAAATATGCACCTAAAAGCAAGTTTTATGACAGGATAATATTAAAGACATCTCTTTCAAAAGAAGCAGGGTTTGCAGCGACAGAGGACTATAGCGAATATATAGGGAAGGAAGGTGTAGCTATTACACCTTTGAGACCAGCGGGAATTGTAGAGGTTAATGGAAAGCGACTGGATGTGGTGGCAGAGGGTACCTTTGTTAAATCAGGTAGTAAAGTGGTTATAATAGGGGTAGAGGGAAGAAGGATTATAATTAAAGAAAAGGAGGCAGAGTAG